One window of Pelobates fuscus isolate aPelFus1 chromosome 9, aPelFus1.pri, whole genome shotgun sequence genomic DNA carries:
- the MAGT1 gene encoding magnesium transporter protein 1, whose amino-acid sequence MAAMKWLLVGGILLALCGGFSDGQKKKEMLLSEKVGQLADWASKRPVIRMNGDKFRRLVKAPPRNYSVIVMFTALQSHRQCVVCKQADEEYQILANSWRYSSAFTNRIFFAMVDFDEGSDVFQMLNMNSAPTFIHFPPKGKPKKGDTYELQVRGFAAEQLARWIADRTDVNIRVIRPPNYAGPLMLGLLLAVIGGLVYLRRSNLDFLYNKTGWALAALCFVLAMTSGQMWNHIRGPPYAHKNPHTGQVNYIHGSSQAQFVAETHIVLLFNGGVTLGMVLLHEAATSDMDLGKRKIMCIAGLGLVVIFFSWLLSVFRSKYHGYPYSFLMT is encoded by the exons ATGGCGGCGATGAAGTGGTTACTGGTTGGGGGGATTCTGCTTGCACTTTGCGGGGGCTTTTCTGATGGGCAAAAGAAGAAGGAG aTGTTGTTATCGGAGAAGGTCGGACAGCTTGCTGACTGGGCTAGCAAGAGACCTGTAATTAGAATGAATGGTGACAAATTTCGTCGCCTCGTCAAGGCTCCCCCCAGGAATTACTCTGTTATTGTAATGTTTACTGctttacagtcacacaggcagtgtGTTGTGTGCAA ACAGGCTGATGAAGAATACCAGATCTTGGCTAACTCGTGGCGTTATTCTAGTGCCTTTACAAACAGGATTTTTTTTGCTATGGTGGATTTTGATGAAGGATCAGATGTCTTCCAAATG TTAAATATGAATTCTGCTCCAACCTTCATTCACTTCCCTCCTAAAGGCAAACCCAAGAAAGGAGACACATATGAGTTACAGGTTCGCGGTTTTGCAGCAGAACAGCTTGCACGCTGGATTGCAGATAGGACAGATGTTAAT ATAAGGGTAATAAGGCCACCTAATTATGCAGGACCATTAATGCTGGGCTTGTTGCTGGCAGTGATTGGTGGCCTTGTCTACTTAAGGAGAAGCAATCTTGACTTCCTTTACAACAAAACTGGATGGGCACTGGCTGCTTTG TGTTTTGTGCTGGCTATGACATCAGGGCAGATGTGGAATCACATTAGAGGACCTCCTTATGCACACAAGAATCCACATACTGGCCAAGTG aatTATATCCATGGAAGCAGCCAAGCCCAGTTTGTGGCTGAAACACACATCGTCCTCTTGTTCA ATGGTGGAGTGACACTGGGAATGGTTCTGTTACACGAAGCTGCTACTTCTGACATGGATTTGGGGAAGAGAAAAA TTATGTGTATAGCTGGTTTAGGCCTGGTGGTCATATTCTTCAGCTGGCTGCTGTCTGTCTTCAGATCCAAATATCACGGTTACCCATACAG ttttcttATGACTTAA